In Pseudomonas poae, a single genomic region encodes these proteins:
- a CDS encoding transporter substrate-binding domain-containing protein, translated as MIRPSALLMLCLTLLLPMAAVARLDGPLEVTKPGKVRDLAEIRSSRTLRVLVNQSRNSSGEVQGQAIGVEYHRLRAFEQYLNGHARDGQEINLKIIPKAKDQLLGALARGEGDLVAPGELLDVKASHKISTSDPIVSDVPLWLVGVKGERRFTKLEQLSGRTLALTTGSAAADAISQVNQKLALHKQPPVKVEWVDPTLAVEDVLEMVQAGIFHLTIVEKPIAERWAKILPKLRFDKQVAINEPGDEYWFVRQDASMLRASIDRFLKTYRTPSDQDVAFQRIYRRLYQVRNPLARVDRQRLEKLRPILQKHARDQGMDWLNLAALAFKESALDPGARNSGGPTGLMQITPSAAQRVGVNNIETLDSNVQAGARYLAMIRRKFFASPKLNERERMAFVLAAYNMGPERVQGMRTEAKRRGLNPNQWFFQVERIAMEQVGMGGVSYVNSVNKYYLAFDRERESLEPPAPKIASRK; from the coding sequence ATGATCCGACCCTCGGCGTTGCTTATGTTGTGCCTGACGTTACTGCTGCCCATGGCGGCGGTTGCGCGTCTGGACGGGCCGCTGGAAGTGACCAAGCCCGGCAAGGTCCGAGACCTGGCGGAAATCCGCTCTAGTCGCACCCTGCGTGTGCTGGTCAACCAGAGCCGCAACAGTTCCGGTGAAGTGCAGGGCCAGGCCATCGGGGTCGAATACCACCGCCTGCGCGCTTTCGAGCAATACCTCAATGGCCATGCCCGGGATGGCCAGGAGATCAACCTCAAGATCATTCCCAAGGCCAAGGATCAACTGCTTGGCGCGTTGGCGCGTGGCGAAGGCGATTTGGTGGCCCCGGGTGAGTTGCTGGATGTGAAGGCCTCGCACAAGATCAGCACCAGCGACCCGATTGTCAGCGATGTGCCGTTGTGGCTGGTGGGCGTAAAAGGCGAGCGGCGGTTTACCAAGCTGGAACAACTCTCCGGGCGTACTTTGGCGCTGACCACTGGCAGTGCGGCAGCGGATGCCATCAGCCAAGTCAACCAAAAGCTGGCCCTGCACAAGCAGCCGCCGGTGAAGGTTGAGTGGGTCGACCCGACCCTGGCGGTGGAGGATGTGCTGGAGATGGTCCAGGCAGGCATTTTCCACCTGACCATTGTCGAAAAGCCGATTGCCGAACGCTGGGCGAAGATCCTGCCCAAATTGCGTTTCGACAAACAAGTGGCCATCAACGAACCCGGTGATGAATATTGGTTTGTGCGCCAGGATGCGTCGATGCTGCGGGCGAGCATTGACCGATTTCTCAAGACCTACCGAACGCCATCCGACCAGGATGTGGCGTTCCAGCGTATCTATCGACGTCTCTATCAAGTGCGCAACCCACTGGCTCGCGTCGACCGCCAACGCCTGGAAAAGCTGCGGCCGATCCTGCAGAAGCACGCTCGCGATCAGGGCATGGACTGGCTGAACTTGGCCGCGCTGGCCTTCAAGGAGTCGGCGCTTGACCCTGGCGCGCGCAATAGCGGTGGCCCTACGGGCCTGATGCAGATCACCCCCTCTGCGGCGCAGCGAGTGGGCGTCAACAACATCGAGACGCTCGACAGCAACGTGCAGGCCGGCGCGCGTTACTTGGCAATGATCCGCCGCAAGTTCTTCGCCAGTCCCAAACTCAATGAACGAGAGCGCATGGCCTTTGTGCTGGCCGCTTACAACATGGGGCCGGAGCGTGTGCAGGGCATGCGCACCGAGGCCAAGCGCCGGGGGCTGAACCCCAACCAGTGGTTCTTCCAGGTTGAGCGTATTGCCATGGAGCAGGTGGGGATGGGCGGCGTCAGCTATGTTAATAGCGTCAACAAGTATTACTTGGCGTTCGATCGGGAGCGGGAGTCCCTGGAGCCGCCAGCGCCAAAAATTGCCTCACGCAAATAA
- a CDS encoding methyl-accepting chemotaxis protein: MGAWLSNISLKYKFWAVNAVAFITTLLLVLYAVQLEQQARSDASQASAQAQARLLSAWPADKALPKGEHWLTFPRGQVPQLADQDLSALNSANGWVELNRMPLFGENPLMGADVIVRNDGQQVAVLAYAPSLSQVFGERFANYAVAVAILMLAMLGASQLLIRFLLSQLNTLKDVMLHVEKTGDLSARVPLACKDEVGQMASAFNAMQAGYQRVVNTVARTAQQLDDGAARLASSMNEVQHGMLGQQSETDQAATAINEMTATVYHIAQHAGATRDLSQTADTLAGSGQEVVTRVQRSIAGLSTGVQQTAEMIQKLAEDSQKINGVVSVIHSIAEQTNLLALNAAIEAARAGEMGRGFAVVADEVRNLAKRVQNSTDEITRMVSALQAGTRDAVDFMQESSFKADDCVQQAQEAGIALAEITGAVAQMRESNTQIAVAAEQQSHVAEEMNRAVVSIRDVTENTVQQTVDSATTSNQLATLAGELSKAIGQLKL; this comes from the coding sequence ATGGGTGCCTGGCTTAGCAATATCTCGCTGAAGTACAAATTCTGGGCCGTCAACGCGGTCGCTTTCATCACCACCCTGCTGCTGGTGCTGTACGCCGTGCAGCTTGAACAACAGGCGCGCAGCGATGCGTCACAAGCCTCGGCGCAGGCCCAAGCACGTTTGCTCAGTGCCTGGCCCGCCGACAAGGCATTGCCCAAAGGCGAGCACTGGCTGACGTTCCCGCGCGGTCAAGTCCCACAACTGGCCGACCAGGATCTATCGGCGCTTAATAGCGCCAATGGCTGGGTCGAACTTAATCGCATGCCGTTATTCGGCGAAAACCCACTGATGGGCGCCGACGTGATCGTCCGGAACGACGGCCAGCAGGTCGCCGTACTGGCCTACGCGCCCAGCCTGAGCCAGGTGTTCGGCGAGCGTTTTGCCAATTACGCGGTGGCTGTGGCGATTCTGATGCTGGCCATGCTTGGCGCCTCACAATTGCTGATTCGCTTTCTGCTCAGCCAACTCAACACCCTCAAGGACGTGATGCTGCACGTCGAGAAAACCGGCGACCTCTCAGCCCGCGTGCCGTTGGCGTGCAAGGATGAGGTCGGCCAGATGGCCAGCGCTTTCAACGCCATGCAGGCTGGCTACCAGCGCGTGGTCAACACCGTGGCGCGTACCGCCCAGCAACTGGACGACGGCGCCGCGCGGCTGGCCAGCAGCATGAACGAGGTGCAGCACGGCATGCTTGGCCAGCAGAGTGAAACCGACCAGGCCGCCACTGCCATCAACGAGATGACCGCCACCGTCTACCACATCGCCCAACATGCAGGTGCCACCCGTGACCTGTCCCAGACCGCCGACACTCTCGCCGGCAGCGGCCAGGAAGTGGTGACCCGCGTGCAGCGCTCAATCGCCGGCCTGTCCACCGGTGTGCAGCAGACCGCCGAGATGATCCAGAAACTCGCCGAGGACAGCCAGAAAATCAACGGCGTGGTCAGTGTGATCCACAGCATCGCCGAACAGACCAACCTGCTCGCCCTTAACGCTGCCATCGAAGCCGCCCGCGCCGGGGAAATGGGCCGTGGTTTCGCCGTGGTTGCCGACGAGGTGCGCAACCTTGCCAAGCGCGTGCAAAACTCCACCGACGAAATCACCCGCATGGTCTCGGCGCTGCAAGCCGGCACCCGCGACGCGGTGGACTTCATGCAGGAAAGCTCGTTCAAGGCTGACGACTGCGTACAACAAGCCCAAGAGGCCGGCATCGCACTGGCAGAAATTACCGGCGCTGTGGCCCAAATGCGCGAGAGCAACACCCAAATCGCCGTCGCCGCAGAACAACAAAGCCACGTCGCCGAAGAGATGAACCGCGCGGTAGTGAGCATTCGTGATGTGACCGAAAACACCGTGCAGCAAACGGTGGATTCGGCAACGACCAGCAACCAACTGGCCACCTTGGCTGGGGAGTTGAGCAAAGCGATTGGGCAGTTGAAGCTGTAG
- a CDS encoding ABC transporter permease — MNALLVVFRRQLSSYLSAPATYVSVVIFLVLSAVLGLHASQLLENNSSDLHIFFQLHPWLYLLLIPTLSTQLWATEHTDSFVDFMATLPLTRGELVIGKFLAAWIVSGVALLLTLPLVVVINVLGTPDNMIIASQFMASWLLAGSYLSVGCFICALAHQRLVVFLLTLSLLLAASSLATLLDALEQQAPLWIIDSLTTLSPSLRFAMINHGAFILHDCLFFISMIIAFLAATILLLNYKYS; from the coding sequence TTGAACGCACTGCTAGTTGTATTCAGGCGCCAACTTTCCAGTTATTTATCTGCACCGGCCACCTACGTGAGCGTTGTCATATTTCTGGTGTTGTCCGCAGTACTCGGACTCCACGCCAGCCAGTTGTTGGAAAATAACAGTAGCGACCTGCACATTTTTTTCCAGTTACACCCATGGCTATATCTGTTATTAATCCCCACGCTTTCAACCCAGCTTTGGGCGACTGAGCACACTGATAGTTTCGTCGACTTTATGGCCACGCTACCGCTGACCCGTGGGGAACTCGTTATCGGTAAGTTCCTAGCTGCCTGGATCGTTTCTGGCGTGGCCTTATTACTGACACTCCCTCTTGTCGTTGTTATCAATGTACTCGGCACACCAGACAACATGATCATTGCCTCCCAGTTCATGGCCAGTTGGCTATTGGCCGGCAGTTATCTTTCTGTCGGATGCTTCATTTGCGCACTCGCGCACCAACGTTTAGTTGTTTTTCTATTGACGTTGAGCTTACTACTGGCAGCCAGCAGTTTAGCGACCCTTCTTGATGCCCTTGAACAACAAGCTCCGCTTTGGATCATCGACAGTTTAACGACCCTTAGCCCGTCTTTACGCTTTGCTATGATCAACCACGGCGCATTTATCCTCCACGACTGTTTGTTTTTCATCAGCATGATCATCGCTTTCCTTGCCGCGACGATCCTATTACTCAACTACAAGTACAGCTGA
- a CDS encoding class I SAM-dependent methyltransferase has product MNALRPLIRLAPITADLTQRNPKILLGGKHQPTLLRYLDGWPRRTGRPSAFLIQFVEDGDSLARFASNSFDLAVIQAPSASNADEVICQLTRIARQGLIARR; this is encoded by the coding sequence ATGAATGCACTACGCCCCCTGATTCGCCTGGCTCCGATCACTGCGGACCTCACTCAACGCAATCCTAAAATCCTCCTCGGCGGCAAGCACCAACCTACGCTGTTGCGTTATCTTGATGGTTGGCCGCGACGTACCGGGCGGCCTTCGGCGTTCCTTATCCAGTTTGTTGAGGACGGCGACTCCCTTGCGCGATTTGCCAGCAACAGTTTCGACCTCGCTGTTATCCAGGCTCCCAGCGCAAGCAATGCTGATGAGGTGATCTGCCAATTGACGCGCATTGCCCGGCAAGGGTTGATTGCGCGCCGTTGA
- a CDS encoding ABC transporter ATP-binding protein, producing MIEISNITKKYGKNNVIRDFSFSAKRQECLGLFGADATAKTTLFKIIAGSTDPSSGHVNIFGFDTQKHVRQACQIVGYQPSTFGHPTLSVSSLLSFVAALRGFSGADKRKRLDKAIVRLELSPLLKYPISALPSGLKRKVAIAQAILHDPAVLLLDEPFEGLASHQYNKINALIQSLTEEMTVIIATRDCEALVHTCTRGLIVGGGRLVEDASITDLLRSSRHFQAVTLTSQSPLDLLALAVLPGVAGIEEDHHHPDTVTVLAMPGHSIFPSISALIANRHWQVNSLKLEPGRLNDVVHQLSQEAPL from the coding sequence ATGATCGAGATAAGCAACATCACAAAAAAATATGGTAAAAACAACGTCATTCGTGATTTTTCTTTTTCTGCAAAACGCCAAGAATGCCTTGGATTGTTTGGCGCAGACGCAACAGCTAAAACCACGCTTTTCAAGATAATCGCTGGTTCAACAGATCCCTCTAGCGGGCATGTAAATATTTTCGGCTTCGACACTCAGAAACATGTTCGGCAAGCTTGCCAAATCGTCGGCTATCAACCCTCTACGTTCGGCCACCCCACGCTATCAGTTAGTAGCTTGTTAAGTTTTGTTGCTGCTCTTCGCGGATTTAGCGGCGCCGATAAACGCAAACGGTTAGATAAGGCTATCGTAAGGCTTGAACTTTCACCCTTGCTCAAATACCCGATAAGCGCACTTCCTTCTGGTTTGAAACGCAAAGTTGCAATCGCACAGGCCATCCTGCATGACCCTGCCGTACTGCTGCTGGACGAACCCTTTGAGGGCCTGGCTTCACACCAATACAACAAGATCAACGCGCTTATCCAATCATTGACCGAAGAGATGACGGTTATTATTGCCACGCGCGATTGCGAAGCGCTGGTGCACACCTGCACTCGCGGCCTTATCGTAGGAGGAGGCCGTCTGGTGGAAGATGCCTCGATAACCGATTTATTGCGCAGTTCCAGGCACTTCCAGGCCGTCACCCTGACGTCGCAATCCCCTCTGGATCTATTGGCCCTTGCCGTACTTCCTGGTGTTGCGGGTATCGAAGAGGACCATCACCACCCAGATACGGTGACGGTACTGGCTATGCCGGGCCACAGCATTTTCCCCTCTATCAGTGCACTGATTGCCAATCGGCATTGGCAGGTTAACTCATTGAAACTGGAACCTGGCCGCCTGAACGACGTCGTTCACCAACTCAGTCAAGAGGCGCCCCTTTGA